A genomic segment from Nicotiana sylvestris chromosome 1, ASM39365v2, whole genome shotgun sequence encodes:
- the LOC104237495 gene encoding uncharacterized protein, which translates to MNPSKVEAEDLFHHHLDPQHHQILDQSQPSILHQDDEEPFFSDIGFFRDEDDDAASHSSSDPDQHQLIQSSLPQLEHQNGIVSENPNPNPNLGLGKSGDKNKAEKRHRHTAGASAAAYISPEPHISSQFYTFNKESHALMIRCLLEGRVATPEEIRSVTPASVLQSWRLVWKDRNEDTAYLTAWKRIQDKLVVSIDPVNGNELLCFKNNSSQFVSHVDQWHDIVTNFHRDADLKHLGLKDTIEKIKQVWTVGAKFYGIPESYIRVCVEVCPVCSESAPRTKRRRFEYTESFDVPAKEVPVRLQQLAAKYKVVLCIRQKYIRYKPFMAEVKDYACHRAGEPASSKKSRILKREPYASKRCGCGFRIRAIVPISNYNEKDKTFVYQEEGTAVFKLYAVHSGHEPGPLDGNARIIHRVVGHKGGFLMDQETVYGMGDEAENEDFGFLVKDGGDLQHSILQQMQEARNEIGLLEGQIGKVPHELLCSVSRELFDFVNKLRHVREYGSKSVGLLSDKPISDDLLVGENDLADWGAHHHHHRIYEDGKDAELIEEDEDSFGRTLGEVASWDQIRPGCRNEKDLLGESCKSEKPLECNEFDQKRILECGNSKLTKPLRHDESIDTDVGFVVENFYPENPKWFDSPCELDSGTDCGDSGFKPGEIV; encoded by the coding sequence ATGAATCCTAGCAAAGTTGAAGCAGAAGATCTATTCCACCATCACTTGGACCCGCAACATCACCAAATCTTGGATCAATCTCAGCCGTCAATTCTTCACCAGGACGATGAAGAACCGTTCTTTTCTGATATCGGTTTTTTCCGCGACGAAGATGACGACGCTGCCAGCCATAGTTCCTCAGACCCCGATCAACATCAGCTAATTCAGTCGTCGCTACCTCAATTGGAGCATCAAAACGGGATCGTTTCTGAAAACCCTAACCCTAACCCTAATTTGGGTTTGGGGAAGTCCGGCGATAAAAATAAGGCGGAGAAACGCCACCGGCATACGGCGGGTGCATCGGCGGCGGCGTATATAAGTCCGGAACCCCACATTTCATCTCAATTCTACACATTTAACAAGGAATCCCATGCCCTGATGATACGCTGCCTCCTTGAGGGTCGGGTCGCCACGCCGGAGGAAATCCGATCTGTCACGCCCGCGTCGGTGCTCCAGAGCTGGCGCCTGGTGTGGAAGGACCGGAATGAGGACACGGCGTACCTTACGGCCTGGAAGCGGATACAGGACAAGCTCGTCGTGAGTATCGACCCCGTGAATGGTAATGAATTACTGTGTTTCAAGAATAATTCGAGTCAATTCGTTTCCCATGTTGACCAATGGCATGATATAGTCACAAACTTTCACCGTGACGCTGATTTAAAACACTTAGGTCTCAAAGACACTATAGAAAAAATCAAGCAGGTTTGGACTGTAGGTGCTAAATTTTATGGCATACCTGAGAGTTATATTAGGGTCTGTGTGGAGGTGTGCCCCGTGTGCTCTGAGTCTGCGCCACGTACTAAGAGGCGTAGGTTTGAGTATACTGAATCATTCGATGTACCAGCAAAGGAAGTGCCAGTTAGATTACAGCAATTAGCTGCCAAGTATAAAGTGGTGTTGTGTATTAGACAGAAATATATAAGGTATAAGCCATTTATGGCTGAGGTTAAAGATTACGCGTGTCATCGAGCAGGAGAGCCTGCATCCTCGAAGAAATCGAGGATTTTAAAGAGGGAGCCTTACGCGTCAAAAAGGTGTGGGTGTGGGTTTCGTATCAGGGCGATAGTTCCAATATCGAATTATAATGAGAAGGATAAGACATTTGTCTATCAGGAGGAAGGGACAGCAGTCTTTAAGTTGTACGCGGTGCACTCGGGGCATGAACCTGGCCCTTTGGATGGGAATGCGAGGATAATACATCGAGTTGTTGGGCATAAAGGAGGGTTCTTGATGGATCAGGAAACAGTGTATGGGATGGGTGATGAAGCAGAAAATGAAGACTTTGGGTTCCTTGTGAAGGATGGTGGAGATCTGCAACATTCGATTTTGCAGCAAATGCAGGAAGCAAGGAATGAGATTGGGCTACTTGAGGGCCAGATCGGGAAAGTTCCTCATGAGTTATTGTGCTCGGTATCTCGTGAATTGTTTGATTTTGTGAATAAGCTTAGGCATGTGAGAGAATATGGATCAAAGTCAGTTGGATTGCTCTCAGATAAGCCGATCTCGGATGATCTCTTGGTTGGGGAAAATGATTTGGCAGATTGGGgcgctcatcatcatcatcatcgcaTTTATGAGGATGGTAAGGATGCAGAGCTCATCGAGGAAGATGAAGACAGCTTCGGGAGGACACTTGGGGAGGTTGCATCTTGGGATCAGATAAGGCCAGGTTGTAGGAACGAGAAGGATCTACTGGGTGAGTCTTGTAAATCAGAGAAACCATTGGAATGCAATGAGTTTGATCAGAAGCGCATTCTTGAATGTGGGAATTCTAAACTGACCAAGCCCTTAAGGCATGATGAGAGTATAGATACAGATGTAGGTTTCGTTGTAGAGAACTTCTACCCAGAGAACCCTAAATGGTTTGATTCGCCCTGTGAACTGGACTCCGGCACAGATTGTGGTGACAGCGGATTCAAGCCTGGGGAGATTGTTTAG